A portion of the Leifsonia sp. EB41 genome contains these proteins:
- a CDS encoding beta-glucosidase — protein sequence MTDTTTTTDVADEFLDGLLGSLSLEQKVRLLTGASFWTLHDEPQVGLETIVVSDGPAGVRGQLWDERDSSASLPSPTSLAASWDVERVHRLGQLIAAEARRKGVGVALGPTVNIQRSPRGGRHFEAYSEDPWLSGVVGTAFVQGIQSCGVGATPKHYVANDSETDRMTVDVQVDERTLREVYLAPFERMVVEGGAWLVMSSYNSVNGVTMTENDLLRAPLKEEWGFDGVVVSDWMGVRDTVAAGSSAQDLAMPGPEGVWGDALVQAVQAGQVDEAAIDEKVRHILRLAGRLGALEGVEAATPLAEPWPQERIDALLREAAADGMVLVRNEGVLPLDPAAAPTVAVVGEHARIARTQGGGSATVFPDHVVTPFDGLVEAYGAERVRYAAGVKSSESVLPIDARVATDPVTGEPGVHVRFLAEDGAVLLDEHRASGKLVWLGDPILGETAVVEATAEFTAPEDGEFSVGFAGLGLFRFEVDGELKSDGLFFPEGTDPFMAFLNPPKQSFPVDLKAGQSVSLRLEHRPQQQAGLAAVMFTFGYEEPFADPEAELARAVELAAASDVAVVVVGTTETLESEGFDRSGLRLPDGQDELVRRVLAVNPRTVVVVNSGGPVVLPWLEEAPAVLLTWFPGQETGGALADVLTGAREPGGRIPTTWAADEEDVPVWQVEPIDGKLFYDEKLNVGYREWLRRAALGGPAPAIPFGHGLGYTEWELGEATLDGRTVSVPVTNVGDRAGKQVVQVYLSRVSESDIERPVLWLAGYALVRAEAGEAAVATVDLEPRSLQHWSVDDHAWRTEPGEYAVQVGTSVATLGEPIRFTV from the coding sequence ATGACCGACACCACCACAACCACCGACGTCGCCGACGAGTTCCTCGACGGCCTGCTCGGCTCCCTCTCGCTCGAGCAGAAGGTCCGCCTCCTCACCGGCGCGTCCTTCTGGACCCTGCACGACGAGCCGCAGGTCGGCCTGGAGACCATCGTGGTCTCCGACGGGCCGGCCGGCGTCCGCGGGCAGCTCTGGGACGAACGCGACTCCTCGGCCAGCCTCCCGTCGCCGACCTCCCTCGCCGCGTCGTGGGATGTCGAGCGGGTGCACCGCCTCGGCCAGCTCATCGCGGCGGAGGCCCGCCGCAAGGGCGTCGGCGTCGCGCTCGGCCCGACCGTCAACATCCAGCGCTCGCCGCGCGGCGGCCGCCACTTCGAGGCGTACAGCGAGGACCCGTGGCTCTCCGGCGTCGTCGGCACGGCGTTCGTCCAGGGGATCCAGTCCTGCGGCGTCGGCGCCACGCCCAAGCACTACGTGGCGAACGACAGCGAGACCGACCGGATGACGGTCGACGTGCAGGTGGACGAGCGGACGCTGCGCGAGGTGTACCTCGCCCCGTTCGAGCGCATGGTCGTGGAGGGCGGCGCCTGGCTGGTGATGTCCTCCTACAACTCGGTCAACGGCGTGACGATGACCGAGAACGACCTCCTCCGCGCACCCCTGAAGGAGGAGTGGGGCTTCGACGGCGTCGTGGTCTCCGACTGGATGGGCGTGCGCGACACCGTCGCCGCCGGGAGCTCGGCGCAGGACCTCGCGATGCCCGGCCCGGAGGGCGTGTGGGGCGACGCGCTGGTGCAGGCCGTCCAGGCCGGCCAGGTGGACGAGGCCGCCATCGACGAGAAGGTGCGCCACATCCTCCGACTCGCCGGGCGACTCGGCGCGCTCGAGGGCGTGGAGGCCGCGACCCCGCTCGCCGAGCCGTGGCCGCAGGAGCGCATCGACGCCCTGCTGCGGGAGGCCGCGGCCGACGGGATGGTGCTGGTGCGCAACGAGGGCGTGCTGCCCCTCGACCCCGCCGCCGCGCCGACCGTCGCCGTCGTCGGCGAGCACGCCCGAATCGCTCGCACGCAGGGTGGTGGCTCCGCGACGGTGTTCCCCGACCACGTCGTCACCCCGTTCGACGGGCTGGTCGAGGCGTACGGCGCCGAGCGGGTGCGCTACGCCGCCGGCGTGAAGTCGTCGGAGTCGGTCCTCCCCATCGATGCCCGCGTGGCAACCGACCCCGTGACCGGCGAGCCCGGCGTCCATGTCCGCTTCCTCGCGGAGGACGGCGCAGTGCTGCTGGACGAGCACCGCGCCTCCGGCAAGCTGGTGTGGCTCGGCGACCCGATCCTCGGCGAGACCGCCGTGGTGGAGGCCACCGCCGAGTTCACCGCGCCGGAGGACGGCGAGTTCTCGGTCGGCTTCGCGGGTCTCGGCCTGTTCCGCTTCGAGGTGGACGGCGAGCTGAAGAGCGACGGCCTGTTCTTCCCGGAGGGCACCGACCCGTTCATGGCGTTCCTCAACCCGCCGAAGCAGTCGTTCCCCGTCGACCTGAAGGCCGGCCAGAGCGTCTCCCTGCGGCTGGAGCACCGCCCGCAGCAGCAGGCCGGGCTGGCCGCCGTCATGTTCACCTTCGGCTACGAGGAACCCTTCGCCGACCCCGAGGCCGAGCTGGCGCGCGCGGTCGAGCTGGCCGCGGCCTCCGACGTCGCCGTGGTGGTCGTCGGCACGACCGAGACGTTGGAGTCGGAGGGCTTCGATCGCTCCGGACTGCGCCTCCCGGACGGCCAGGACGAGCTCGTCCGCCGGGTGCTCGCGGTCAACCCGCGCACCGTGGTGGTCGTCAACTCCGGCGGCCCCGTCGTCCTCCCCTGGCTGGAGGAGGCGCCCGCCGTGCTGCTCACCTGGTTCCCGGGCCAGGAGACCGGCGGCGCGCTCGCCGACGTGCTCACCGGCGCCCGCGAGCCCGGCGGCCGCATCCCGACCACCTGGGCCGCGGACGAGGAGGACGTGCCGGTCTGGCAGGTCGAGCCGATCGACGGGAAGCTGTTCTACGACGAGAAGCTCAATGTCGGCTACCGCGAGTGGCTGCGCCGCGCGGCCCTCGGCGGCCCGGCCCCGGCCATCCCGTTCGGCCACGGCCTCGGCTACACCGAGTGGGAGCTCGGCGAGGCGACTCTCGACGGGCGCACGGTGAGCGTCCCGGTGACCAACGTGGGCGACCGCGCGGGCAAGCAGGTCGTGCAGGTGTACCTGTCGCGGGTGTCCGAGTCGGACATCGAGCGGCCCGTGCTCTGGCTGGCCGGCTACGCGCTGGTTCGCGCGGAGGCGGGGGAGGCCGCGGTCGCGACCGTCGACCTGGAGCCGCGCTCGCTGCAGCACTGGTCGGTCGACGACCACGCTTGGCGCACGGAGCCGGGCGAGTACGCCGTGCAGGTCGGCACGTCGGTCGCGACGCTCGGGGAGCCGATCCGGTTCACCGTGTGA
- a CDS encoding isochorismatase family protein, with product MTTLHGRDGSALLVIDVQNGVIGGAYRRDDVVGNIRSLVDRARSEGVPVVWIQHSDENVEYGSEAWEYVPELSRDEAEALVPKHYADAFEETRLEDVLAAAGVGRLVVTGSQTDECIRSTIHGGLVRGYDVTLVGDAHTTEDLSEWGAPTPDLVIAHTNLYWGNHRAPGRTAEVVGSADVTF from the coding sequence ATGACAACACTCCACGGCCGCGACGGCTCAGCCCTGCTCGTGATCGACGTCCAGAACGGTGTCATCGGCGGGGCGTACCGCCGGGACGATGTGGTCGGCAACATCCGCAGTCTCGTCGACCGGGCGCGCTCCGAAGGCGTCCCGGTCGTCTGGATCCAGCACTCCGACGAGAACGTCGAGTACGGCAGCGAGGCCTGGGAGTACGTGCCCGAACTGTCGCGCGACGAGGCGGAGGCGCTGGTGCCCAAGCACTACGCGGACGCCTTCGAGGAGACCCGGCTGGAGGATGTGCTCGCCGCCGCGGGCGTCGGCCGGCTCGTCGTCACCGGCTCGCAGACCGACGAGTGCATCCGCTCGACCATCCACGGCGGACTCGTGCGCGGCTACGACGTGACGCTTGTCGGCGACGCCCACACGACGGAGGACCTGAGCGAGTGGGGCGCGCCCACGCCCGACCTCGTCATCGCGCACACCAACCTGTACTGGGGCAACCACCGGGCGCCGGGGCGCACGGCGGAGGTCGTCGGGAGCGCCGACGTGACGTTCTAG
- a CDS encoding class I SAM-dependent methyltransferase — protein sequence MFPYERLRRRPDVEAPNLFASDAADRLIADVAGDDILRDGLVVIGDAYGALTLAAAARGARGIRVHQDPLTAERALDANAADLGLGGTYEHRSLDAALVAGARTVLLRLPRSLEALAELAALTAEHAHPEVVVFAGGMLKHMTTAMNGVLGEVFGDVQASLARQKARVLTARTPEPAAAIALDRWPDRAFDEATGLHVCAFGAAFAGATVDIGTRFLLTVLGDAAPEARTAIDLGCGTGLLASALAASRPGLRVIATDQSAAAVASAQATAVANGVADRVEVVRDDGLASQPDASADLIVLNPPFHIGGAVHTGIAHRMFTEAGRVLTPGGELWTVWNSHLGYRAALERAVGPTRQIARNPKFTVTASRRP from the coding sequence GTGTTCCCCTACGAGCGCCTCCGCCGCCGCCCCGACGTCGAAGCGCCGAACCTCTTCGCGTCGGACGCCGCCGACCGGCTGATCGCCGACGTCGCCGGCGACGACATCCTCCGCGACGGGCTGGTCGTCATCGGCGACGCGTACGGGGCTCTCACCCTCGCCGCGGCGGCGCGCGGCGCCCGCGGCATCCGCGTGCACCAGGACCCGCTCACCGCCGAGCGGGCGCTCGACGCCAACGCCGCCGACCTCGGGCTCGGCGGCACGTACGAGCACCGGTCGCTCGACGCCGCCCTCGTCGCCGGCGCCCGAACCGTGCTGCTGCGCCTGCCGCGGAGCCTGGAGGCGCTCGCCGAGCTCGCCGCGCTGACCGCCGAGCACGCGCATCCGGAGGTCGTGGTCTTCGCAGGCGGGATGCTCAAGCACATGACCACCGCGATGAACGGCGTGCTGGGGGAGGTCTTCGGCGACGTGCAGGCCTCGCTCGCCCGGCAGAAGGCCCGCGTCCTCACGGCGCGTACGCCCGAGCCGGCCGCCGCGATCGCGCTCGACCGCTGGCCCGACCGGGCGTTCGACGAGGCGACCGGCCTCCACGTCTGCGCGTTCGGCGCGGCGTTCGCGGGCGCGACGGTGGACATCGGGACGCGGTTCCTGCTGACGGTGCTCGGCGACGCGGCGCCGGAGGCGCGGACGGCGATCGACCTCGGCTGCGGAACGGGGCTGCTGGCCTCCGCGCTCGCCGCCTCCCGGCCGGGCCTGCGCGTGATCGCGACCGACCAGTCCGCGGCGGCGGTCGCGTCGGCGCAGGCGACGGCCGTGGCGAACGGCGTCGCCGACCGGGTGGAGGTCGTGCGCGACGACGGCCTGGCCTCGCAGCCGGACGCGTCGGCCGACCTGATCGTGCTCAACCCCCCGTTCCACATCGGCGGCGCCGTGCACACCGGGATCGCGCACCGGATGTTCACCGAAGCCGGCCGGGTGCTGACGCCGGGAGGCGAGCTGTGGACGGTGTGGAACTCGCACCTCGGCTACCGCGCCGCCCTGGAGCGCGCGGTCGGTCCGACCCGTCAGATCGCCCGCAACCCCAAATTCACCGTCACCGCCTCCCGCCGCCCGTAA
- a CDS encoding MFS transporter, whose protein sequence is MTTPSDDFPEGPRPVQPTLPPNLSGAPDSVALGSTLTTADSAFSAAPTSAVSAQAPQKVKVRGKLLKLMLWMSLANIAVFGIWGAVPGLLLPTQITNIVGKDASVGAFGLIATIGAFAAMVAQPIAGLVSDRTRSRFGRRAPWMVAGGLLGGLSLIFMGASNSIVQVGIAWVMIQVCYNFAQGPLSAILPDRVPSGARGTFSSLSGLGLMIGALGGSIAGAMFLSNVATGYFVFAGFALIVLALFVVFNPDRSNKGEPKPPFSLGAFLRTFWVNPVKHPDFFWGFTGRLLLYAGYFMVTGYQLFILRDYVGLGSKAGAFVPVLSLISMAGTIITTLIGGPLSDKLGRRKVVVIVAGSVMAVSMVFPLIFPSLVGMMLFAFVAGLGFGAFQAVDTALMSEVLPSKNDFAKDLGVLNIAATLPQTLAPGIASIVILSLGGYAALFPIGIVIALLGAFAVLPIKSVR, encoded by the coding sequence CGCGCCCGACAGCGTGGCGCTCGGCTCCACGCTGACCACCGCCGACTCGGCGTTCTCGGCCGCGCCGACCTCCGCGGTGTCGGCCCAGGCGCCGCAGAAGGTCAAGGTGCGCGGCAAGCTGCTGAAGCTGATGCTGTGGATGTCGCTGGCGAACATCGCCGTCTTCGGCATCTGGGGCGCGGTTCCCGGCCTCCTGCTTCCGACGCAGATCACGAACATCGTGGGCAAGGACGCGAGCGTCGGCGCCTTCGGCCTCATCGCCACGATCGGCGCGTTCGCCGCGATGGTCGCGCAGCCCATCGCCGGCCTGGTCTCGGACCGCACGCGCAGCCGCTTCGGCCGCCGCGCCCCGTGGATGGTCGCCGGAGGTCTGCTCGGCGGGCTCTCGCTGATCTTCATGGGAGCGTCGAACTCGATCGTCCAGGTCGGCATCGCGTGGGTCATGATCCAGGTCTGCTACAACTTCGCGCAGGGTCCGCTGTCGGCGATCCTCCCCGACCGCGTCCCGAGCGGCGCCCGGGGCACGTTCTCGTCGCTGTCCGGCCTCGGTCTCATGATCGGAGCGCTCGGCGGCAGCATCGCGGGTGCGATGTTCCTCTCGAACGTGGCCACCGGCTACTTCGTCTTCGCCGGCTTCGCACTGATCGTCCTGGCGCTGTTCGTGGTGTTCAACCCGGACCGCTCCAACAAGGGCGAGCCGAAGCCGCCGTTCAGCCTCGGCGCCTTCCTCCGCACGTTCTGGGTGAACCCGGTCAAGCACCCCGACTTCTTCTGGGGCTTCACCGGCCGTCTGCTGCTGTACGCGGGCTACTTCATGGTCACCGGCTACCAGCTCTTCATCCTCCGCGACTACGTGGGGCTGGGCTCCAAGGCCGGGGCGTTCGTCCCGGTTCTCAGCCTGATCAGCATGGCCGGCACGATCATCACCACCCTCATCGGCGGCCCGCTCTCCGACAAGCTCGGGCGGCGGAAGGTCGTCGTCATCGTCGCCGGATCGGTGATGGCCGTGTCGATGGTGTTCCCGCTGATCTTCCCGTCGCTGGTCGGGATGATGCTGTTCGCGTTCGTCGCCGGCCTCGGCTTCGGAGCGTTCCAGGCTGTCGACACCGCGCTGATGAGCGAGGTGCTGCCGTCCAAGAACGACTTCGCCAAGGACCTCGGCGTGCTGAACATCGCCGCCACCCTTCCCCAGACGCTCGCCCCCGGAATCGCGAGCATCGTCATCCTCTCGCTCGGCGGCTACGCCGCGCTGTTCCCGATCGGCATCGTGATCGCCCTCCTCGGCGCCTTCGCGGTCCTCCCGATCAAGTCCGTCCGCTAG